The Pseudomonas sp. HOU2 DNA window TCAGGACCACCCATACCGCGAATCTGGAAGAGGCGCGCACGGCATTTCTCAGCCCGACGAATGCGCACCCAAGGATCGACACGATATTGAGTAATGCCGATTCCATCGCTTTCCTGATTTGCGAAATGGGCCGCCAACTCGACCCGGTGGTCCAGCCTCACGGAGGGCTCAACTAAGCAAAAAAAATGCGCAGGCATTGGCCTGCGCATTGTTTATCGCGGGATGGAATCAGTCTTTCTGGTCACGCAATACATTGCCCGAGGCGCCGTCAATTCGGAATTCATACACCGAACCGTCGGCCTTGCGACCCTCACCTTTCCAGTAGCCGTCATTGTCGGCCTCGATTTCATAGACTTCAACGTAACCGGCCTTGGTTTTCACGATCTCGATTGCCTTTTCGATGGTGACCCAGCCTGCACCGGGGCGATCGGCCATGGCGGCACCGGCACTGAAAAGAGCGGCGGTGGCAATTGCAGCGGCTAAGGTTTTTTTGATCATTTTTTCACTCCATTTGTGGATGATGTTCCTCGGATGTCCTGTTTTTGGGCGTCTGACGGAAAAATAAGTTCCACTTTGATGGGCAATTGCCATGACGGATGTTCTCGGCGCAACGCCCGCAAGGTTAGAATGCAGCAAATCAGGACGAGTCAATGACCCAAGAATCCCTCTCGGAAGCCGAATACGATGCGATCACCGATGCCGCCGCGCACTGGTGCATGCGTCTGCACGCCGTAGACTGCTCCGCCGAGGAGCGACTGGCTTTCGAGCAATGGCGCGATGCGCATCCACTGCATGCATTCGAATATGAAGCGATGCTGGAAATCTGGGACGTTGCCGAACACTTGCCACGTCCGCAGACGCCGCCGAGTGTGCCGCTGAATAAACCTCTGCCTGCCTGGCGTCGCTATGCAATTGCCGCGAGTGTCTGTGCGCTGGCCTTGCCACTGGCGGCCTACAGCGGCTGGAACCTGGGCTGGTTGCCCAACAGCTATCAGCACTTCGAAGCCACCGACAATGTCCGTCAGGTCACCTTGAAGGACGGCAGTCAGGTCGAGCTCAACCTCAATACCGAGTTGACCTTCAGCAATTACAAGGACGAACGCCGAGTCACCCTGAAAAAAGGCGAGGCGTTTTTCGAAGTCAGCCATGACCTCTCCCACCCGTTCGTGGTCAGGGCTGGCGAAGGCAAGATCCGCGTGACCGGCACCCGCTTCAATGTCTGGCTCTACGAAGATCAGGTGCGGGTCAACCTGATCGAAGGCTCGGTGCTGGTAACCAGCAACGCCGCCCTGCCCGGCGACGGTCTGCGCCTGGGGCCGGCCATGCAGGCGCAGTACCGGCATGGCGACTACATGCCGCAGATCAGCCAGACCTACGCCAACGACAACGCCCTGGCCTGGCGCAACGGCAAACTGGTGCTCGACAACCTGGCACTCAACGACGCCTTGCCGCTGATCAATCGCTACCTGAGCAAACCGCTGAAACTGGCCGACGCCAACACCGGCACGATCCGCGTCGGCGGCGTCTACAACATCAAAGAACTCGGCGGCCTCGTCAACACCCTGCCCAAGGTGCTGCCGGTCTACCTGACGCGCAATACCGAGGGTGATCCGGTGATCAACTCGATGCCGCGGCAGCCACCGAAGAGTTGAGACACACAAGCAAAAAAAAGCCGCTGTCCCCGTTCAGGGAGCAGCGGCTTTTTCGTTCAGCCTGACTTACTGCGCAACCACCTCGGCGCTCTTGCCCGCCACCTCGCGAACGGTTTGCAGCTGATACTGCGGATCAGCGGCGATCTGCTGCTCAGTGAACGGCAGCACACTCCACTGTTTTTTCGAAAATGCCTCGGTCTGATCGCGAGAGTATTTCGACTCCGGGTCACTCGACAGCGAGAACGCCAGCAGCCCTTGAGCGTGCGGGCCTTTGTCGTCGAAGGTCACCACTTGCAGATAGCTGGTGCCGCTGACCACTTCGAGTTTGCCGTCTTCACGCGGCACACTCTGGATCGCGTTGTAGATCCCCAGCGTTCCCGGGCCGCCGTGAATCGCAGTTTGTCGAGCGCCGCTGCTCACCACCTGAATATCGCCCCAGCGGGTTTCAGGCTTGAGGCCCATTTTCTGTGCCGTGGCGGCCGACGCCAGCAGCGCTTCACGCAGTGCCTTGCTCACCGCCGGTTGCTCGATCGCCAGACCGCGTGGCGTGTGTTGCGGGTCTTTTGGATCGAACGGTACGCGCCAGACATCCGGCGCTTGTTGCAATGCCTGCATGATGTTCTGGAAATGCACCAGGCCAATGCCCGAATCCAGATTCGCCCGACCGTCCCAACCCTTGAGGCTGGCGCAAACCGGCTTCAGCGAGGCCGCGTCCGCACCCAGATCCCCTGCGCAAAACTTCAACAGATCGGGCAGCACCTGAGTCGCCAGATAAACGTTGTCGTCCATCACCATCTGTTGCAGATCCTTCATCGCCAGCGGGCCTTTTTTGCCCAGAGCACTCAGACGCTCCAGCGCAAAGCGCGCACGCAGGCCCAGCGGCTGGCCGTCCTGACTGATCAGCGGCGAGAATCCGGTCAGCGGTTGTGCCGGGTTTGCCAGCCACGCTGAATCGTTGGAGTGCTGGACGAAGTCCTTGCGCAACAGTTGCGGCAGCTGGCTGGCGGCATAGATGCCCTTCTGCGCAGCTTGCGGATCGATGTCCCAGGCGCACGCGCTGTTGGAACCGTCGAGCACGATCATCTGCAAGCCGATGCGCGGGTCGCTGCATTTGGCCAGTTTGTCGGCACTGACGTTCGGTACCACCGACAGGTTCATGTACAGCGTCTGTCCCTTGTCATCCACGGCCAGGGTGTTGACCCAAGGGATGCCCTGAATCTTGTGCACCGAATCCTGCAGATCCTTGAGGCTCGACGCCTGGTTCATCGCGTACCACTGCGTCAGCACGCGATCATTGTCCAGGTTGGCGTCGCGCAGGCTGTAGGCGTACTGATGATCCCAGTCGAGTTTGCCCGGCCATTGCACGATCGGGCCGAACTGCGAGCTGTAGACATCGCGCGAAACCGGCACCACTTGGCCATCCGCCTGTTTGACCTGCACAGTGACCGTCTGCTTGTTCAACGGCAGCGACTTGCCGTCGAGCAGGTAGCGGGTCGGGTCTTTCGGATCGAGTTGCAGGCGATACAGGGTGAAGTGCTTGGACGAGTCCACGGTGTGGGTCCAGGCCAGGTGCTGATTGAAACCGATGTTGATCATCGGCAACCCCGGCAAGGCTGCGCCCATGACGTCGAGTTTGCCCGGAATGGTCAGGTGCATCTGGTAAAAGCGCATGCCGCCGACCCATGGGAAATGCGGGTTGGCCAGCAACATGCCGCGCCCGTTGAACGAGCGTTCGCTGCCGACCGCCACGGCGTTGCTGCCGCGATCCAGGGCGAAGCGCTGCAGGCGTGCATCCGCCAACTGATAGGCCTGCGCATTGCTGCCGAGCTGTGCCGTGGCCTGGGGCGGCGTCGCGCCTGCCAGGGCTTCGGCGAACTGCCCGACACCGCCCTCGACCAGCAGGCGTCGAGTGAGTTTCACCAGATCCTCGGCGGCGATATCACGCACCCACTCCCCCTGGCACTGTTGCGGCAGCCCCTGCTGGCGGCGCTCTGCCAGATAGCGGTTGTAACCCGCTGCGTAACCTTCCACCAGATCGTGCACCTGCGCCGGTTGCGCGTCCCAGAAGGCTTTCACTGCTTCGGGGGTGTTGAGCCAGGTGAAGAACAGATCGCTGACGCGATTCTCGCGCTGTTCGACAGTGAACTGCTCCGGCCCGAAATAGCGCGAGCGCTGGCCATTGACCGTGACGATTTCGTTGGCCAGCAGGCACAGGTTGTCCTGCGCGTAGGCGTAACCGATGCCGAAACCCAGGCCGCGCTCGTTCTCGGCGCGGATGTGCGGTACGCCAAAGGAGGTGCGACGGATATCGGCGCTGGCCTGTGCTGCGGGACTGAAGGCATGGGCGGACAGACTGAGTCCGAGAAACGCACCGGCGAGGGCCAGTCCGGTTAACTGTCGGGAAATAATCACACTCGCTCCTGAACGACAAGACAAGGATCGGCGCTTGCGCCGGATCCGCTCTGAAATTGATTCATGCGCCTGGGCGCAAGACGGCTGTTCAGGAAACGAATGCGGGAAAAAAAATTTAGCCCGATTGACGAGGGTGCAATCCACTGATTACGGGAAAACAACGAATAACCGACAAAATTTCTACATATTTCCTTTCATGATTTGTCGTGCTGAAACGTCTTGTTTACTGAGAGCAGTCAAAACGTTTCCTGATCGGGCTCTGAAAAGGAGTAACCCCATGTACAACTCGCAACTACCAACGGACGGTAGCCAGGCGTCACAAGGAGCTGCCATGAGTTCCCGCGCGAGCAGTTTCGCCCCCAGCCCCGAACGCCTGGGTAATGAGCGCATTCGCCTGCTGCTGAAAAGCTTCGGTCTGCGCACCAGCCTGATTCGCCTGAAAGTCATCGACGCCCTGCTGGTCGCCGCGCAAAGCGATCGACGCCTGGGTGTGCGCGGTGTGCACAGCCAGTTGCTGGACCTGGATATTCCGTTGTCCTTTCTCAGCGTGCGCGAAGTGTTGAAGCGTCTGTGTGCCGAAGGTGTGGTCACCTTCAACCCGGACAAGAGTTACAGCCTGCATCCACAGGCTGCTGCCGTGCTCAATCACGATTGAAGCGTCCCGCGATCGCCGTCAGGGTTTGACCTTGCGGCGCATCACCCCGTTGATCACCACCACGACCACCGCCACACCCATGGCGATGTACTGGAACATCTTCTGACTGATCATCCCGGCATTTTGCAGCCAGGACAGGCCGAGCATGATCGCCAGCACCGACAGGGCGATCAGGATCGAGTATTTCAAACGTTGCTTCTGGGTCATTACGGGTTCCTGAAACTTTCAAATGTATCCGGTTTGTATCCGATTGCATGCCATGCACATACCGTGTTGCGGGGATGGGCGTGGCTGAACGCGGTCTCATGTTACAGCCGATGAAGAGTTTTGGCTTCATGCCGGCGTAACCATGAGGATCCTTGAAATGTTCCGTCGAATCACCTGGCTGATTCCTGTCCTTGCCGTTCTGACCTTGAGCGGCTGCATCATTTTCCCCCACGGCGGCTGGCATGACGACCACCATCGTTATCAGGAAGGCCCCGGTTATTACCATCGTTAGAACAGGATTGTTCGCCTTCCGGTGTGTCTGAAAGCACAGGAAGAGACGCTGTAAAAATCATCTCAGAGCAAACCATGCCCGCCCGCCAGCGGGCATTTTTTTGGCTGCGCGCGACCGTCGATCATGACTGTTCAATGCGCAGGTCGATTCACTTAAATACGCTGTAAGTATTTGAAATTTCATGTCGCAGCAAAGCATTGGATGCTGCAACAGCTCTGCCCCTAGTCTCTGTGAACTTTCTCGCTCACTGAAACAGGGATGTTTATGCAGAGAACCTTGATCGTAATGACGCCCGTGCAGACTATTGGATTCTGCCTGGCCATTACCGCTTTTGAACTGCTCACCTACATGGCCAGCGACATGATCATGCCGGCCATGTTGACGGTGACCGGCGAGTTCAACGCCGATGCGCGCCACGTTCCCAATGCCTTCAATCTGTATCTGCTGGGTGGCGTGTGCCTGCAATGGTTGATCGGCCCGCTCTCGGATCGCTACGGCAGACGCCGGCTGCTGTTGCTCGGCTGTGCGCTGTTTGGTCTGGCGTGCAGCGCGGCGGTGATGACGCAGCGCATTGAGGCCTTCAACGCAATGCGCCTGATTCAGGGCATGGGTCTGGGGTTCGTCGTTGCCGTCAGCTATCCGGCGTTGCAGGAAGTGTTCTGCGAGGCCGATGCGGTGCGGCTCATGGCGTTGCTCGGCAATGTCGCGCTGCTGTCGCCGCTGCTTGGACCGTTGCTCGGCAGCCTGCTGCTGGAATGGCTGAGCTGGCGGCAGATGTTTCTGGGTCTGGGGCTGGCCAGTGCCGTGGTCTGGCTCGGTCTGCTGGCCTGGATGCCGGAAACGATAGGCGTCACGCGCCGCGACGGCCAGCAGCAGGCCCCGGCGTCGTTTTCGCTCATGCAAGTCGGCCGGGGCTACCTCACACTGCTGCGCAATCGCCGATTCGTCGGCTGCAGCGTGGCGCTGGGCCTGATGAGCCTGCCACTGATTGCCTGGATCGGACTGGCGCCGGTATTGCTCATGCAGCGCCTGGAGCTGTCTGCACTGGCGTACGGCGTGTGGCAGATCCCGGTGTTCTCGGCGGTGATCGTCGGCAATTTGCTGCTGGATCGATTGCTCGCCAGTCACACACTGGTCCGGGTGATTGGCTTGGCTCTGTGGCCGTTCTGTCTCGGACTGCTGATGCTGATCGGCGCGGCCCTGAGTTCGGCGGCACTGGTAATGGCCGTCGGCGGACTGTCCCTCTATGCGCTGGGACTGGGCATGAGCAACGCTGCGCTGTACCGGCTGGCGCTGTTCTCCAGCCCCGATGGCAAAGGTCTGGTCTCGGCCATGATTGGCATGCTGTCGATTGCCGTGATGGGCCTCGGCGGCTCGCTCATCGCTACCGTTGGTGGCAGCGACAACCTGAAATCCTTCTGCCTGTTGGCAGCCCTCGGCGGCCTGCTGTGCCTGCCCCTGCTCTACCGCATTCTGCGCCACAACCCTGCGGCACCGCCGCGTCCAACGTACATCAATAAGGATATTCGATGAATTTATTTCCCCATGGCGATGCGCTCTGCGCATTGCCGCAACCCTATTGCCCGGACTCCGTACCCGCGGGGCTGTTCAATCAGGCCATGAGCGAAATCACCCGGTTCCACGCTCGCCATACGTCCGGTTACGGCCATTGGCTGAAGGCCCACTCGGTCGATGCCGATGATCTCGACACGCTGGACGACTGGTCGCAACTGCCACCGATTTTCGCCAATTTCTTCAAGCAACATTTGCTGCTCAGCCCGACGGGCGAGGACGCTCTGGAACTGACGTCCTCCGGCACCAGCGGGCAGAAGAGCCGCATGCGGTATGACGCGCGCAGCCTCGGCGCAGCGCAGTACATGGTCGAGCGGATATTCGCACAGTACGGCTGGATCACACCGCATACACCTTGCAACTATCTGCTGCTGAGCTACGAGCCTGAACCGTGCAATACCCTGGGCACGTCCTTTACCGATCAGTTCCTTTGCGGCTTTGCCCCCGCCAACCGGGTGGTTTACGCCTTGCGACGCAATGGAGACAGCCACCAGTTCGATCTGTTCGGGGTCATCGCGGCTCTGCAGGCGTTTGCCGAAGAAGGTCTGCCGGTGCGTATTTTCGGCTTCCCGGCGTTTCTCTGGGAAACCCTGCAACGCATGCGCGCCACGGCTGTGCAGGATGTGGCGCTGCCAGCAGGATCATTGGCATTTTTCGGCGGCGGCTGGAAAACCCGCACCTCCGAAGAAGTCCCCAGGCAACAGCTGTACGCGCGGATCCAGCAGCAACTGGGCATCAGTACCCGGGACTGTCGCGATGGTTATGGCGCCGTCGAGCACGCGGTGCCTTACATCGAGTGTGCCCACCACCGCTTTCATGTGCCGGTCTATTCGAAAGTCTACGTGCGCAGCGCCGTGGACTTTTCGGTCCTGCCCTATGGGCAATGCGGACTGCTGAATCTGGTTTCGCCCTACATTTCCTCCAGTCCGGCGCATGCGGTGGTCATGAGTGACCTCGCCACGCTGCATCCCGCCGCCAGTTGCGACTGCGGCCTGGCAAGCGACTGGTTCCAACTGCATGGCCGCGCCGGCACCGCCGCCGCGAGGAGCTGCGCCATGGCTGCCTCCGAACTGCTGGGGAGGCACTGATATGTACTTGATCAACGGACAACCGCACACCGAGTGCGACCTCGACAGCGCCTTGCAGCAACTTCACGTGGAGTTGCCACAACATCTGCAGACGCCACTTGAAACCGCCACGCTGCTTGCAGCCGCCGAAGCCTTCGCCACCCACCTGCAACAGCACGCATCGGGCCTGCCGCTTGATGCCGGGCAACGCCAGGCGCTGATCGATTTCTGCCAGCCTGCCGCGCTGCAAGCCAAGCTTGATCGCGAGCTCGGCCTGCAACCTGATTCGCTGCGGCGCATCGACTATCGCCAGTCACGCTTTGAGCGCTGGAGCCCATTGGGCCTGGTGGTACACATCACACCCGCGAACGCGCCACTGCTGGCGTTTTGTGCGGTGATCGAGAGTCTGCTGAGCGGCAACGTCAACTGGCTGCGCCCCAGCAGCAGCGACGGTGGCCTCACTGCGCGATTGCTCCAGGCATTGCTCGCATGCGATCCGAGCGGTCAACTCAAGGGTTATGTCGCAGTCCTGCCGGCGAGCACCGGACAAATCGGCCAACTGTGCAGACACGCCAACGGTGTCGCGGCGTGGGGTGGCGAAACCGCGCTGCACGCCATTCGCCAACACGTGCCGCCAGGATGTCGCTGGATCGACTGGGGGCATCGCATCAGCTTCGCCTATCTGACCCCGGACGCGGTCTGCCCCGCCGTGCTCGATGCCATCGTCGATGAAGTCTGCCGCCTCGATCAGCAAGCCTGCTCCAGCCCGCAATGGCTGCTGATGGACAGTGACGATGCCGCCGTGCTAAGCGAGATTGGCGCTCAACTGGCCACCGCATTCGAACGCCGCGCCGGGCGATGGCCGGCCCTCACACCCACGCTTGAAGAGGCTTCGCAAATCACCACCTGCACGGCGATGGCGCAGCTGGCCCAGAGTTTTTCCGGGAAGACCGGTCGGGTCTGGAGCGCGCCGGGCTGGCGTGTGATCTGGAGCCATGACCGCCAGCTCGAACCGTCGGCGCTGTTTCGCAGCCTGCTGCTCAAGCCCCTGCCCCGCGAGCTGCTCAGCGCTACGTTGCTGCCCTGGCGCAACGTCCTGCAAAGCTGTGCCTTGTTGTGCCCTGAGGCGCAGATCACCGAACTGACGCAAACCCTGATCGCCGCCGGTGTCACCCGTATTGCCCCGCTCGACGCCATTCACGATGGCTACGACGGCGAACCCCATGACGGCGTCTATGCCTTGCAGCGCCTGAGCCGTCGAGTATCGGTCAGCCTGACGCCGAATTCACTGGCGCGCCACGCCACGCTGGATCGCCAGCCATCGCCACCCGCGCTGGCCGGTGTGCCGATCATGGACAAGACAGCCTTCATCGATCGACCGCCGCACCCGCAGGCGCAGCTGTATTTTCGCTCCGGCGGCAGCAGCGGCACGCCGGCGCTTTCGGGTTTCAGTTACCACGATTTCCAGCGCCAGATGCAGGCGGCCGCCGATGGCTTGCTGGCGGCCGGCCTGGAACCGGCGCGGGATCGTGTGATGAACCTGTTCTTCAGTGGCGGGCTATACGGCGGCTTCTCCAGTTTTGCCAAGGTGCTGGAGCAACTGCAGGCCCGGCACTGGCCAATGGGCGCGCCGGCAGATGACGATTACCGGGAAATCGCGCAGATGATCGAGCAACAGCAGATCAGCGTGTTGATCGGGATGCCCGCCACCCTGCATCGGTTGTTTCTCAACGAACAGCAAACGCTGCGGCGCTACGGCGGCATCGAAAAAGTCTTTCTCGGCGGCGAACACCTCAGTCAACCCACCCGCGAGTTGCTGCACAGCTGCGGCGTGAGCCTGATCCGTTCGGCGATTTACGGCAGCGTCGACGCCGGTCCCATTGGTCATGCGTGCCATGCCACGCCTGATGGCGTCTTTCACCTGATGAGCGAGATCCAGCATTTGCAGATCGTCGATTTCGCTCAGGACACGCCGGTCAGTGACGGCGAGCCCGGTCGACTGCTGGTGACCACTCGAGCACGCCAGGGCCAGTCCGTGCAGCGCTATGACATCGGCGACAGCGGACGCTGGCTCCCCGGCCCGTGTGCCTGCGGCCTGACGTCGCCGCGCTTCGAACTGCTGCAACGCCACGGCAAGCTGCTGCGCATCGGCACCGATTTCATTTCACTGGCGACGCTGGCGCAGCACCTGCAAGCGCCGTTTCAGCTGGTCCTCGATCACGGCCCTGACGGCCTGGAACGCATGCGACTGCGCTGTCCTCTGGAACCGGCCGAAGCCCACCGACGACTGCAGAATTATTCGACGCTGATCACGCTGGTGCAGACCGGTTTGCTCACGCTGGATGTCGAGCATTGTGCCGTCGAGCAGTTCGCCCGAAACCGGCACAGCGGCAAGACGCCCCGACTGATTGATACGCGCCGCTGACAGCAGCTACCTGCACGCGGCCCATCGCCACTCATACAAGAAAAAATCATGAACACGCTCATTGAATTGAACGATTTGCTCGGTTACACCCGCCATCATTCGGCCTATTGCCGCGAACACTTCAAAAATGTCGCGGCCCCCATCACCGCTTTGACCGAACTGCCACTGATCGACCCTGAACAATACTGGCGTGACAGTCAGAATCCGCACCGATGGCCAGTGTTGTCAGGCCCGCTGGAAGACGCGATGGTCTTCAAGACCGGGGGCACCACCGGCTCAGGAAAACTCTCGCTGTTCACCCGCGCAGAATGGCACACCCTGGTGCGCGATTTCGGCAGCCACCTCACGGCGCAACTGAATCCCGGTGACCGGGTCGCCAATCTGTTCTTCGTCGGCGACCTGTATGCCAGCTTCATTTTTCTCCACGACGCGCTGGCACATGTCCAGACCCCCGTCAGCGAATTTCCCTTCACCGGGGCCGTCGACAGCGCCGTACTGGCCGAGTCGATCGTTGCGTATCGGATCAATGTGTTGGCCGGTCTGCCGGCGCAAATGCTCAAATTCGCCGCCTGGCTTGAGCGCCAGTCACGGATCCTGGAGGGCGTCGAAACCCTGCTCTACGGCGGCGAGAGCCTGTTTGCCGCCCAGCTGCAAACGCTCCAGCGGGTGTTCCCGAACGCACGCATTGCCTCTATCGGCTACGCCAGCGTCGATGCCGGACTGATCGGCGTCAGCACCCGCGATTGCGCCCTGGGCGAACACCGGATGCTGGAGCGGCACAGCGTGCTGGAGATCATCGATGAGGTGAGCGGTGAGATCATCGAAGAGTGCAACCGTAATGGCAGACTGGTTCTGACCAACCTCACCCGGCGCCTGATGCCGGTGATCCGCTACCCGGTCGGCGACCTCGCCTGCTGGCGTGAACCGCCGGGGACGCCGATGCGCAAGTTCGCCCTGATGGGCCGCAGCATGAACAGCCAGCGCGTGCGGGTGAGCGTATTGAGTCTGGATACCGGTGACATCGGCGAGCTGGTGCGCAAGATCGCCACCAGCGATGACTGGCAACTGCTCATCGAACACCGAGCAAGCAAAGATCTGCTGAGCCTCAAGTGGGTACCCTGCACGCGAACACCTGACATCAGCCAGGCAAGCTCGACCCTGCGCCGTGCGCTGATCGACCAATACCCGCTGATCGAGAAGCTGCAGCTCGATCAATTGCTGGAGCTGAACGTGATCGCCTGTGCGAACGATGAACTGACCTGTCATCCACGCTCCGGCAAACATCAGCGGGTCGTGGATCGACGGGTTTACGAGCATCCGCAGCAGGGACAAGCGTGATGGACACGACAATCATCCGCCGCTATCGCGTCGCCGATGCGCCGGCAGTCAGCCGCCTGTTCGAAGAAATCTACGGTGTTCATTATCCTCAACCCCACGTGTATCTGCCCTGGATGATCAGCCAGAACCACAGTGACGGTCGCTGGCACTCGCTGGTGGCAGTGGTAAACGAGCATATCTGCGGGCACGCCACGTTGTTTCGCCAATCTGGCCGAACCGCACTGGCGGAGCTGGCACTGACCGTGGTACACCCGGAAGCCCGCGGGCAAAACATCGCCACCCAGTTGGGCCAGCAGCTGCTGATTCATGCCCAGGCGCTGGATTGCCGAGGCGTGACGATCAAACAGGTCACGCACCACCCGTATACGCAGCGCATGGCCGCCGGTCTGGGGTTTCACAGCTGTGGTCTGTTGCCCGATTACGCGCCTTCGCCGTTCGATGGAACAGGGCGGGAGACGATTGTTGTGGGTCACTGCAGCATCGACGGTCATCAGCGCCCGCTGCCGGCACTCGCCTGGCCGCAGGATTGCCGCGAGCTGATGTCGCGTCTGGAGGCGGTGTTTGGTACCACCGACAATACCGTGCCATGGAAAGGCCCGAAGATCCGCTTCGATCACGTATCAGGGCGCTATGACCTGCTGCTCAAGGCCCTCGATGACAACCTGCTCAACCAGTTGGGACAACTGCCGGCGCACTGGCTGATTTCGATCAGACTCAGACTCGCCCAAGGGTTTTCCAGCGCGCTGCACAAACTTGCCGATGCCGGTTTCGCTTTCACCGGGGTTGTCCCCGATGACTACAGCAACGGCTGGCTGGCACTGTTTCATCGTGGCTACCAGACCTCCACGCTGAGCCTGCACTGTCCACACATGCAGCATCTGCAGGATCAGGCGCAGCAGGCCGGCGAACGGTATCAGGACTAAAAACGAAAACGGCCCACCCAATCAATGGGTGGGCCGTGGGTGACGGGCTCAGGCCTTGGCTTTGACGCCTTGGTCCACCGGCTTCGGCGCGTTGCCTTCACCGTAGGTTTTCAGGTTCTGCAGCACGTAGATCGCCTTTTTGTATTCAGGGATCAGGTTCTTGCCGTAGGCATTGCCATTGAGGCCATTGTTCTGGATCGCGTCGAGCTGGGTCGCGAAATACTCAAGCGCGTTGAATTTGGCATCAACATCTTTGGTGACGCCGAAGCGGTCGAACTTGTCGCCGGCATTGAGCAGAGTGAACGAGGTAATCTCGGAGATCAGTCCGCGGCTGCGCAGGAAAACGCTCAGATTGCCCAGTTGCTTTACCGAGGTGTTCG harbors:
- a CDS encoding FecR family protein, which encodes MTQESLSEAEYDAITDAAAHWCMRLHAVDCSAEERLAFEQWRDAHPLHAFEYEAMLEIWDVAEHLPRPQTPPSVPLNKPLPAWRRYAIAASVCALALPLAAYSGWNLGWLPNSYQHFEATDNVRQVTLKDGSQVELNLNTELTFSNYKDERRVTLKKGEAFFEVSHDLSHPFVVRAGEGKIRVTGTRFNVWLYEDQVRVNLIEGSVLVTSNAALPGDGLRLGPAMQAQYRHGDYMPQISQTYANDNALAWRNGKLVLDNLALNDALPLINRYLSKPLKLADANTGTIRVGGVYNIKELGGLVNTLPKVLPVYLTRNTEGDPVINSMPRQPPKS
- a CDS encoding acyl-protein synthase, which codes for MNLFPHGDALCALPQPYCPDSVPAGLFNQAMSEITRFHARHTSGYGHWLKAHSVDADDLDTLDDWSQLPPIFANFFKQHLLLSPTGEDALELTSSGTSGQKSRMRYDARSLGAAQYMVERIFAQYGWITPHTPCNYLLLSYEPEPCNTLGTSFTDQFLCGFAPANRVVYALRRNGDSHQFDLFGVIAALQAFAEEGLPVRIFGFPAFLWETLQRMRATAVQDVALPAGSLAFFGGGWKTRTSEEVPRQQLYARIQQQLGISTRDCRDGYGAVEHAVPYIECAHHRFHVPVYSKVYVRSAVDFSVLPYGQCGLLNLVSPYISSSPAHAVVMSDLATLHPAASCDCGLASDWFQLHGRAGTAAARSCAMAASELLGRH
- a CDS encoding fe2+ zn2+ uptake regulation protein, whose amino-acid sequence is MYNSQLPTDGSQASQGAAMSSRASSFAPSPERLGNERIRLLLKSFGLRTSLIRLKVIDALLVAAQSDRRLGVRGVHSQLLDLDIPLSFLSVREVLKRLCAEGVVTFNPDKSYSLHPQAAAVLNHD
- a CDS encoding MFS transporter, which translates into the protein MQRTLIVMTPVQTIGFCLAITAFELLTYMASDMIMPAMLTVTGEFNADARHVPNAFNLYLLGGVCLQWLIGPLSDRYGRRRLLLLGCALFGLACSAAVMTQRIEAFNAMRLIQGMGLGFVVAVSYPALQEVFCEADAVRLMALLGNVALLSPLLGPLLGSLLLEWLSWRQMFLGLGLASAVVWLGLLAWMPETIGVTRRDGQQQAPASFSLMQVGRGYLTLLRNRRFVGCSVALGLMSLPLIAWIGLAPVLLMQRLELSALAYGVWQIPVFSAVIVGNLLLDRLLASHTLVRVIGLALWPFCLGLLMLIGAALSSAALVMAVGGLSLYALGLGMSNAALYRLALFSSPDGKGLVSAMIGMLSIAVMGLGGSLIATVGGSDNLKSFCLLAALGGLLCLPLLYRILRHNPAAPPRPTYINKDIR
- a CDS encoding PepSY domain-containing protein, which produces MIKKTLAAAIATAALFSAGAAMADRPGAGWVTIEKAIEIVKTKAGYVEVYEIEADNDGYWKGEGRKADGSVYEFRIDGASGNVLRDQKD
- a CDS encoding acylase, whose product is MIISRQLTGLALAGAFLGLSLSAHAFSPAAQASADIRRTSFGVPHIRAENERGLGFGIGYAYAQDNLCLLANEIVTVNGQRSRYFGPEQFTVEQRENRVSDLFFTWLNTPEAVKAFWDAQPAQVHDLVEGYAAGYNRYLAERRQQGLPQQCQGEWVRDIAAEDLVKLTRRLLVEGGVGQFAEALAGATPPQATAQLGSNAQAYQLADARLQRFALDRGSNAVAVGSERSFNGRGMLLANPHFPWVGGMRFYQMHLTIPGKLDVMGAALPGLPMINIGFNQHLAWTHTVDSSKHFTLYRLQLDPKDPTRYLLDGKSLPLNKQTVTVQVKQADGQVVPVSRDVYSSQFGPIVQWPGKLDWDHQYAYSLRDANLDNDRVLTQWYAMNQASSLKDLQDSVHKIQGIPWVNTLAVDDKGQTLYMNLSVVPNVSADKLAKCSDPRIGLQMIVLDGSNSACAWDIDPQAAQKGIYAASQLPQLLRKDFVQHSNDSAWLANPAQPLTGFSPLISQDGQPLGLRARFALERLSALGKKGPLAMKDLQQMVMDDNVYLATQVLPDLLKFCAGDLGADAASLKPVCASLKGWDGRANLDSGIGLVHFQNIMQALQQAPDVWRVPFDPKDPQHTPRGLAIEQPAVSKALREALLASAATAQKMGLKPETRWGDIQVVSSGARQTAIHGGPGTLGIYNAIQSVPREDGKLEVVSGTSYLQVVTFDDKGPHAQGLLAFSLSSDPESKYSRDQTEAFSKKQWSVLPFTEQQIAADPQYQLQTVREVAGKSAEVVAQ